A stretch of DNA from Bacillus sp. NP157:
CGGCGGCGCGCAAGCTCGGTGTCGCGCGCAGCACCATCTATCGCAAGCTGGGCCGCTAGGCGCCAGCTGCTAGCGCTGGCGCTGGTATCAGCCGGCGTTCGGCAGCGATTCGACGGCGGTGGGCTTGTGGTTCTCGTCCAGCGCGATCATGACGAACGTGCCGCGGGTGCAAAGCTCGCGCTCGCCGGTGATGAGGTCTTCGGTATACATCGCCACGTCGACGTTCATCGAGGTGCGGCCCACCGAGACGACGATGGCGATCAGCTCGACCATCTGGCCCTTGCGCACCGGGACGTGGAAATCCACCTGCTCGGAACGCGCGGTGACGACGATCTTCCGCGAGTAACGCGAGGCCGCGAGGAAGGCGGCCTT
This window harbors:
- a CDS encoding acyl-CoA thioesterase — its product is MTKQPTMLPIARPTEARVLEIVFPDHTNHLGTLFGGQALAWMDKAAFLAASRYSRKIVVTARSEQVDFHVPVRKGQMVELIAIVVSVGRTSMNVDVAMYTEDLITGERELCTRGTFVMIALDENHKPTAVESLPNAG